One Paraburkholderia agricolaris DNA segment encodes these proteins:
- a CDS encoding DUF3311 domain-containing protein, with protein MKLRFLLAALPFIGIYSGGSLAAATPLLFGLPFLLVWNLLWMAATAAILAIIYCLDNRDEAARASERTGDGQ; from the coding sequence ATGAAACTGCGCTTTCTATTGGCGGCGCTGCCGTTCATCGGCATCTATTCGGGCGGCTCACTCGCCGCCGCTACGCCACTCCTGTTCGGCCTGCCGTTCCTGCTCGTATGGAATCTGCTCTGGATGGCCGCAACGGCCGCCATCCTCGCCATCATCTATTGCCTCGACAACCGCGACGAAGCAGCGCGCGCGAGCGAGCGCACGGGAGACGGACAATGA
- a CDS encoding LysR family transcriptional regulator: MKHNAKARTPLFDLDLLKAIVMVADCGTFTAASARLHSTQSTVSQKVRRLEDMAGHKLLERGSRDVSPTDAGETLLAYARRMLALNDEMIEALSGATVGLTVRLGVPEDFVGGPTTHMLAVFNRKHPQVKLEVTSGLSRDLTNSYDRGDLDLILIKQRRNSRETVACWPEQLRWIDSAKSPSIQLDPIPLVAFPPRGLYRDDMTNAIEGIGRRWRLSFISSSLSGIQAAVADGLGISLLPARAVTADHAVLTPKSGLPAIETMDIALLHRPTADAAVKELARALARMLGAQRR, encoded by the coding sequence ATGAAACACAACGCCAAAGCACGTACACCGTTGTTCGATCTGGATCTGCTGAAAGCCATTGTCATGGTGGCCGATTGCGGCACCTTCACGGCGGCTTCCGCACGGCTTCATTCCACGCAGTCCACCGTGAGTCAGAAGGTGCGGCGCCTCGAGGATATGGCAGGGCACAAGCTACTTGAGCGCGGCAGTCGCGACGTGAGTCCGACCGATGCCGGCGAAACCTTGCTCGCCTATGCGCGCCGGATGCTTGCTCTGAACGACGAAATGATCGAGGCGCTGTCGGGCGCAACGGTGGGACTGACGGTCCGCTTGGGCGTGCCGGAAGATTTTGTCGGCGGACCGACCACCCATATGCTCGCCGTGTTTAACCGCAAGCATCCGCAGGTCAAGCTGGAAGTCACCAGCGGATTGAGCCGCGATCTGACCAATAGCTACGATCGTGGCGATCTCGATCTGATACTCATCAAGCAGCGGCGCAACAGCCGCGAGACGGTTGCCTGCTGGCCGGAGCAATTGAGGTGGATCGACAGTGCGAAGAGTCCGTCGATCCAGCTCGATCCGATTCCCCTCGTCGCGTTTCCGCCGCGCGGCCTGTATCGCGACGACATGACCAATGCGATTGAAGGGATCGGACGCCGCTGGCGGCTCAGCTTCATTAGTTCCAGTTTGAGCGGAATTCAGGCGGCGGTTGCCGACGGTCTCGGGATCAGTCTGCTTCCTGCGCGCGCCGTGACGGCGGACCATGCTGTGCTGACACCGAAAAGCGGGCTGCCTGCAATTGAAACCATGGATATCGCGCTGCTTCATCGCCCGACCGCCGATGCCGCCGTCAAGGAACTCGCGCGTGCGTTGGCCCGAATGTTGGGGGCGCAGCGGCGGTGA